One Nymphaea colorata isolate Beijing-Zhang1983 chromosome 12, ASM883128v2, whole genome shotgun sequence genomic window, attctttttttagCGTGAATTTTCCAAGGATGAATAATGCGTTCGATagtttctgaaaaagaaaacgatTCTCTGCCTACTCTTGTTTAGTGTTGTTCATCACCTTTTTACTTACGACTTTCACTATTTCGTGTATGCTGTCTCTTCTGCTGCAGCTCgtgactttttccttttttggataAAAATCGACTAATTTCCCACGATTTTTTATGAACACCTTGGCCAGtttctccttgattttcatttcaaaattttctttagcAGCGGTTTCTACGGCCATGATGTTTTTTACAGAAGAAGATCGTAAAATCCCGTTTTGTTTGTCTTCTTCCCCTTCAAAAAGTTTTCCCGTTTCGACCTGTCTGCCTGTCTGTCTCTCCCTCATATTTATATGCATGGTCCAACCAACTAATCCACGAAGTGCAGTACTGGCTTTTTATAACTCCGCCACTTCTCTTCCCCGCCGGTGGCTCTTCATAATTCCGGCAACATCCTTTTTCTCCAAGCCGGCCAGAATTCCCCCGTTCCCGCGGGCATCGCTGGAAAAACAGCTGTTTCCAGCTTCCTTTACACGTTACACGAAACAACTCCGAATCATTAAGAAAGTTTACTGCTCCAGCTAAGGCCCCTCCGAGGATATGCGTCGTGTCTCCTGCAAGGGAAGATCATTATCAGCGTGGCCATGCTATTAATTCTCTGGTGCAAACGTGTTATTCTGAGAAAGGTCATCATCTATTAATCCTCAGCAGGAGAAACGAGACGCTCCTGAAGAGGCACTTGATTGGTGGCGTAATTTTCCGTTCTGCACACGTAATTAAGAGTTGTGAATCGCAAGATGAATAATGGCGGTTAATTTTCTGAATCTTTTCAAGGAATTGATGATGTTgttgctgtttttcttttcttttttttttttttgtggagaGAACAGACGTCGAATGGCGATGTCTTTAGACATACTCATGACGAGCTCGATTGGGAGTTTCTGGGCAACATAAAGGGCGAGGAATGGAGGGTGCAGACGAACGTCTATGGAAACGGGAGCACCGGCCATGGCAGGGAGGAGAGGTACCTGCTCTGGTTCGACCCAACCAAGGAGTTCCACCGCTACAGCATCCTCTGGACCTCCAAGACCATCATGTGAGTGGCTaactcttctccttcctccatTAAATCTACTTCCTTCCGCATGTTCCATTGAACTCTATTAGTTTATATACCGGTTCGCTATGTTGGCAGTAGTGATTATGTACCAGAAGAATAAGATCAATGGTTCTAACCATATATTTAATACGACATATGTCCAGTGAATTCTCTTTCTATATTGTTGGTTTTTCATTCTCAAATTCGTCCATAAAGTTCGACCCCAAATAGGAAGATAGCCACATCATTCCCACGCTTTTTGTTGTCGTGTATatgtttttttgtcatatataccTACTCTTccatttaaaacaataaaatggtAGCCTTCGTTGAATAAGTTATTGGTTCACTTAGTTCAATTATCACCAAATGTTTTATATTTAGATCTAGGTTTCTAGATAATCACAAATTCATCTCGTACATCGTTTCTAATTCTCTAAATTGTTCTGTAACATGAAGAGAAACTTTCTGTGTAGCATAAGAATATTGCCACGATCTTTCTGTTCAACCACATCTACTTCGATGAAAAATGGGCTCTCCCAGGCAACAGTACACCTGCTCATGCAAAAGTGAATAAATAAATCTTTCTGCTTGCTTAGTTTTGACTTTACACCCTAATCATCATTGCCATCTCTGAAAGCTCATGATTGAAACCACAATTCAATAATGGCTGCAGAACTGTAGATATGAACGGTAGCGGTGCCTCGCCATTGTTCTATTCTAGAATTCGACCATGCTGTCAAGGATAATCTATAAATGGCATTGACTGGTTCCTGTGGAAACAAATTTTGTTGCAGCTTCTATGTCGACGACGTGCCGATCAGGGAGGTGGTAAGGACGGCGACCATGGGAGGGGACTATCCGTCGAAGCCGATGTCTCTGTACGCCACCATCTGGGACGGATCGACGTGGGCGACCTTAAACGGCCGGTACAAAGCCGACTACAAGTACGCGCCGTTCGTCGCCGAGTTCACCGACTTCGTCCTCCAGGGCTGTGCTGTAGACACGATTCAACAGGTACCGGAGAAATGCAACGAGGAAGATGCAAGGTTCAACGTCGAGGACTTGGCCGTCATAACGCCGGAGAAGAGAGCCGCCATGCAGCAGTTCCGGCAGACTTACATGGCGTATTCCCATTGTTACGACCGAGATCGGTACCCCAACCCCATGCCCGAGTGCTTAAGGGTTCccgaagaagaagagaggttCAAGAGCTCGGGACACTTAAAAATCCCCATTGGCCGGAAGCGGCACTCGAGGCGTCGGAGCAGGACTCCGGCGGCAGAATCCGGTCACCGGACGAAGGTGTGAGGAGGAGTAAGCGTCGGAGTGAATTCGaccattcttctttctttcataaaaaaacggAGAATAGTGATTATTTCATGTGTTGCGATGATGGAAATAAATCAGTTTCTATAGATATataatataggaaaattgaatgagAGACGGCCATGGGGTTTTCTCTGCTTCGATGAAGTTGGTTGGTTGTATAGCATGATTGGATTGTAAGAAGTTaaagattatatatattgatttgtTCATCAGCGGAATCATCATACGAAGCTACCAAATagtctttaaatttttaaagttttcctttttctttagtGGTTATAAAGGTGAAGACGAGTAGCggagaaataaatttaagttcCATTAAAAAGGAAATCACTATCTGCCGTGGgctaatgtttttttaattgcatTCGTTGAACAGGGATAAGAATAAGGCAAACTTTGTTTTCCATGACTTTAATTTAAAGATGACAATGTTCATCAATGCCCTTCTATGAGCTAGAAGCCAGAATGAGTTTCATAATCTTAGACAGATTTAAGAAACATTAATGcatttaaaaaagagaaattgtACTAGTGACTATTTGATGAACTGCcggatgattttttttaaaaaaaaatctaatgcTGTCAAACTTACCAAAGGTACATTAGCGACGGTTTTTGTTGGATCATGTTTTGCAAGATCTTTAGTAGTGGTTTTTAGGATTTTCAGGcaattcatttgaaaaaaaaaaaaaaaaatcatgcgacGACTTCCAGCAACCGGCAGATTTCTCTCATGCTGTTTTAAAGAAGAACTCTTCGTTTAATATATATGACGCACATCAGACGATGGGGTTCGAACACAATGAGTTTAGTGATTGGCATTGAACAATCTAAAACAGCATAATGCACAAATCCGGACCAACCAATGTGCACAGATCTTTTTCTAAGCAGGATGTTTTTAAAGATCCGAGTTGTATGCACTAAAAAAAGAGAGTGTTCGCCTGTTCGGGTATTTTTTGATAATGAAGTGTACTTTTTAACTTTTGTATAATCACCTTTTTgtcctttcaaaagtttttattttttcattttataaaggGTATTTAAGGCATTACACAGCCCGTGTATGCAAAGggtgtgcatataaccagcttggATATTTTTATGAGGAAACTTCTCAAATGGATGGCACAACGgaccatttgatgtcaaatgACCAAACTACCCCTCCACAAGAAAAGTAATGACACCCTGATTGATCTtcccgaaaaaaaaaaaaacccctcATTCAGCCAAGTATCTGGACTAATTCTACTGTGAAAgtgagaaaacaaagaaacgaAAGGGAGAGAAGCcttattttggtcatttaagACATAATAAAAGGCTGTTTTCTCTAAGTAAACATTATTTAAGACATAATAAAAGGCTGTTTtctctaagtaaacattaagaaaaaaacataaagtgTTGCTGGGACACCCAAAATTTGCATTACTTTATAGAGCTTTCAGGTTTTTTCTTACTAATACTGGCATAAGATacaagaaagacaaaaaaaaaaaaaaaaagacccatGTTTAATTTTGGTTGCAGGAGTGGGAAATATGTCAGGTCTATGGTTTCTGCAACAATTAAGTGTTGGGCCATGGCTTCAAGATCTTCTCGACAAACCGAACCAGTTCTG contains:
- the LOC116265430 gene encoding probable xyloglucan endotransglucosylase/hydrolase protein 30, translated to MTMTATMAESATTCVLVVVCLLSFSTFSLASFNFSTLAFGDAYSPLFGHHNIHRSSDDKTVQLGLERSSGSGFISKDMYHHGFFSAKIKLPSDYTAGVVVAFYTSNGDVFRHTHDELDWEFLGNIKGEEWRVQTNVYGNGSTGHGREERYLLWFDPTKEFHRYSILWTSKTIIFYVDDVPIREVVRTATMGGDYPSKPMSLYATIWDGSTWATLNGRYKADYKYAPFVAEFTDFVLQGCAVDTIQQVPEKCNEEDARFNVEDLAVITPEKRAAMQQFRQTYMAYSHCYDRDRYPNPMPECLRVPEEEERFKSSGHLKIPIGRKRHSRRRSRTPAAESGHRTKV